A window of Pseudochaenichthys georgianus chromosome 11, fPseGeo1.2, whole genome shotgun sequence genomic DNA:
CTCTGTCCACTTGTTTCTGCTGCTTTCTGCTGTCTACCTGTTTTGCACACTGATGTTGTCCCTTCAGCCGGGTGAGTTCATGCTCTTCACATGTCTCCCCTCCCTCTTTCTGAGCAGACCGGTTGTCTGATGGAATGTCACACTGCTAGAACATTCAGTGAAGCTGACCTAAGATAAATGTACGGATGATAATGGGTTATTTTGCTCCCAATAAATAAAGGGATCTGAATATAGTGTGGAGAGGCATTTTGAAACAGCTGATCATATCTGTAACTAATCAATGGTTCTGGGATTTCAAAATAAGTGTATTTCACATAAAAAATTCTTAGGAATATTAGAATCAGTTAAAAAATAAACTCCTCCTTTGCCAGCTGCTACCTTAAATGCATTAATGTAGCAATAGTTGTAACAAAAAAATGAGAATATTTCTGAAACTCGAAGTACATTGATGCCAATACACTTTTATTATCACACAGTGGTATGTGTTAAAAGAAAATATCTCACTACACCGCCCATCTGCGACACTTTTCTGATATCAATGTAATGACAAGGTGAAAGAGTTTCAGCTCTTTGTTTAACTGTCCGGTCATTCTCTCTTGCAGTTgagtaaagaaaaataaaataaaaacacaacacactttCTGCCCCTCACCTGCAAACAGACACAGTGACAAGCTGCTGAACACAGTGGAGCATTGAGCAGTTTAAGACGGtcttttttaatgtattaatgAGGAGGTAAAAACTGTAGGTTGGGAAACACGAGTGAGCTTTACTTTGCTATGGACAAAAGACTGACACCTCACTGCAATACATTATCTACTCAGATCTAACAAGCCCGACAGGCTTTAATACAATGGAGTAAAAAATGTGGATTTTTGCTCGCACCCAGTTTCCCAACCAAAGGACGGGTTGAAGAAATGTTATGTGCAACTATTTTATCTTAGTTAGTTAACAAGTTAATTCTCTAATACAACTGCAGTGTAGTTCTCTTCcatgttttcatttcattgCCATTATCGGTCTCATcatttctctttacccatgaaAACAAGTCTAAATATTACAACATGACAGGTTTTTCATTACTAATTGAAGGAAACTATCATTCATTTATCCTGTGCTTTTTTTGTTGCTATGAAAATAActtaatatatttataaaatgcACTGTGCTCATGAGCAAattggaacaaatattcaaatgGAGAATTTTTTGTCACGATCctaatgttatgtcacgtttttagttttgtCTGTCTTGGTGTTATTTTGtaattctgttctccctgtctcttgtcttccttcctgtgttttccctcctgtgtctgattgtctgattgtgttcacctgtttccCTTGTGTTCctacctcccctgcccagctggtTCTCGTCCCGTGATTACCCCtctctgtatttagtcttgtctttcCCTGTGTTAccctgtcggttcattgtttgtttttcctgtCTTCCTCCATGTCAGTCACAGTCAGTTTTTCGGGTATGTTTCTTCCTTGTGCTACCGTTATGTtcatgtcatgttttttgtcaTCGGCCTttgaataaagctcgctttttgtttaCAGACCTTTTTTACCTTTTTTATAGTCtgttttgggtcctacctttttccGCGATTCGTAACAGTGATCATAAAAAAATTTCAAGCCACATTTCAGCAGACTTGTATACATGTGACTTTGCACTGAAGAgtcaacacatttcactttTTGGGTTGAGCAAATGTGAAATACACCATTAAAAAATGCATTGTCAGAGCTGAAAACAGGACTGCTTTTGCTAAACAAAACACTCACATAACATtgagatgtgaattactgtaTAACAACTGCTACTGATGTAAAAACATGTGCAAACATTGCCTCAACCTTTTGTATTGTGCTCCTGCAGATTAAATACAACGATCAGATAAAATATTAATCTATTTCCCTTACACAAAACTCTCACCTTGATCCTCGTGAGAGTAGTCACGATAGCATTGAGAAAAATGCATTTCAAACAACTCACACCCACCCATTGTTCTTGTAGGTGGTGAACAAACAGCCACAGAGTCAACTAATAAATCATATCTGTTGAAAGCTTTACTATAACACTGTAAAGTCAAATCGATGGGCACAAAGCCAGCAGACCAATCACATACAACAAAAGTCACGCAGTAATCATTATTAAATGGACCTCTATAATAATCACAGTGGTGTTATTCTGCAATATGATTATTTTTTACTCTTTTACCACATATTGCTTGTTCTTATGAATTGGTTTTCAATGTAGATTAGTTCATTTGTGACCTAAACATATTTCATATAGTGAACTTTATTAAATTATCATCAGTCTTCAAGTCACAGCAACACAAAGGCTTTAGAGAGGTGTCACGTAATGTTTTGTTTGCTCACTTCTGGGAAAAGCCATACAAAGAGGAATCTTTTTGGTCCATCAGTACAGGTCAGTAAGTATTTAAGCATCTTTAAATCCAGCACCTGTAGCCCTGAATGCCTGCGGACCAGCTCAGGTGAGAATCATTAAGATATCTGAAGTATTAGACGATAAGGACTATTTACTTTTTTCCTATTCTAGCTATTTCTTTAAAAGATTTGTCtgcacatttttattttctcagcattttattgtttttttagatgctgattagagaaataatgctttttgttatttttcttGTTATTACATTGTTTATATTACATTTGTTGTGCCCTAACAAGCCtaacatgtattttttttaaacaaatataataTGATAAAAAGCTTAAAgatcaacattttaaaagtgtttaaTTGGGCTTACTCATTGGTTGTAATACCTCCTTTTGTTCTGTTAGCTCCTCTCCACTGACAAACATGGGGTTGTTTGTTGTACTCTTTTCAGCTCTTCTGCTGAGAGGTAAGTTATCAAGAATTACTTTCGAAATAATGATACTTTTTACACAAATGAGTAACTTCAGTCATTTTCAGTGCATTTGTATATGAGTTGAAGTAGGTCACAGCTAAATGAAAACAAAAAGAATCTTAAGAAAATAGCTTGGACCGCATTTCAAATTGTTCactattaataataaaaaaagagaaatggcAAGACATAAATTCTCCTATGAAGGCTTGaagtcatttaaataaaacatcttCAAATACAAAACCTTATTCAAAGAGCTAAATTATATGCTTGTTTTGTTATTGTTATAAAGTGATTCATATAATATAACTGGATATACTAATGTTGAGTAAATGTTGAGTTCATGCATGCTGATTTTATTCTCGGCCAGAGTTTTTAGAAGTCTGACTCTGTGTGATGTGTACTGAACCTGTTTATTAAATCTCATACACACAACAGTTAGGATAAACAAACATTTTTCCAGGATTTTGCAGAGGAGGACCAACGACTACAACACCACCGTCAGGCACCTGTTGGGTCATGGGCAGTCTCTACTGCACCTTTGATGGCCATGACTACACCTTCACTGGCAACTGCACCTACACCTTTGCAAAGAACAGCCATGTTGATGAGACCCTCCCGGCCTTCGAGGTGGCGACCAAGAACCTGAACGAGGGCAGTGTGCAGGTCCCATCGGTGGAGACGGTCACTGTCAATGTTTACGGGATCAACATCGAGATAGTTCGCAATGAATATGGCATTGTTCGGGTGAGACAGTCAAAGATTTCATGTTTCTTGTGTTGGCATTTTGTGAGAGCTGATGATCTTTGTATTTTTAATGATATTGGTTCCATATGTTTTATAACAGTAGAGGTCATCTCTTTGTTATATTGGCATTTCAGGGGTTTTAGCAACACATGATGGGTGTTAAGTTGGCAggttaaagtatttttttttttaaatccatatTTGTAAATGTTTTCTCCAGTAGtgcaaattaaaaaaataaaaaatgctgAAAGGACTTTGGAAAAGCTTAAACATGACATTTTCTTGTTTGATAATAAACCAAAGGGTCATTTCCCAGGTAACAAATGTAACATCTAAATCATTTATTCAATTAGGAGACCCTTTTggtcaatttacacacggcatctattgcacgtctgtccgtcctgggagagggatccctcctctgttgctctccccgaggtttctcccatttttctctttaaactgggttttctccggaagtttttccttgtacgatgtgagggtctaaggacagagggtgtcgtattgtcatactgatattctgtacaaactgtgaagtccactgagacaaatgtaacatttgtgatattgggctatataaataaacattgattgattgattgattgattcaatGATACAAAAAATAATGTTGGTATGTTGAGGAAAGTGATTTCATGGCTGTAGTCCTCTAAGCAGCAACTATTATTTGCCTTGACCGCCTTTCCACTTAATGACTGCCTTTCAATTTACAATTgcataaacaaaaaaaacaaaaataaatcatgTGCGATGTGGACTGACCAATTGTTCTTTCTATTTGTTCAATTGaaatatgcttttattttcaggTGAACTATCACAAATGGCTTCTCCCGGTCAACTTGAACAACGGCCAGGTTAAGCTTTCCTTGAAAGGTCTGTATGTCGTCATGGAGACAGACTTTGGCCTGATCGTGCAGTACGACTGGGACCAGTACCTCGTCGTCACACTGCCAGGGAGTTTTTCCGGCAGTGTGTGTGGCCTGTGTGGCAACTTTAACAACAAAAAGGAAGATGACCTCACAACTCCCAGCGGTTCTGAGGCAAGCAGCATGTCAGAGCTGGGACAGAGCTGGATGGTTCCCGGTACCGATGCAAATTGCCAAAACGGTTGTGGCGACGATTGTGCCAGCTGCCCTCTCGGTTATGTTCAGAAGTTAGAGAAACACATCTTCTGTAGCGCCCTTATACAAAATTATCAAGAACTTCTAGGTTGTCTACCTGACATTGACTCCAACCTCCTGAAAAGTAACTGCATGCTGGACCTCTGTAGGGGGGAAACTGTGAACACATATCTCTGCACCACTCTGCAAGGCTTCGCTGACGTCTGTCAGAGGGCTGGGGCCAAAGTAGGCTCCAGCTGGAGGACATCCACTCAATGCCGTAAGTAATCCGAAGTATAAAGACCATACTGtaaataaatattaataaaatagCTAGATATTTTACTCAGGTTGGCATACTTGCTTTTCTAAATTGGTATTTTCCTTAACTTGTCACTTTTTAATTGAATTCAATTTAATTTAATATGGAAGTATCCTTAGTTACCACTAAGATTgattttcattaaaaaaaaacatgaaacaagGCTACAACTaaccattttttattattattgattaATCTGACAAGAGTAATTGTTTGGTCTattaaatgttaaattatgAAAAATATCCATTCAAGTTTACCAAGTGACAGTCATATACATATTGATTATATTGAGAGTATAAGTGTGGCATTAGTAACTTCAAagcatctgaatacttcttccaaGACTGATACAATGTGAATAATTGAATTTAAGGGGAGGACCTTTCTTCTCTTTGTCCACACAGCTACACCCAAGTGCCCAGAAAACAGCAACTATGAGTTCTGTGGGAATGGCTGTCCTGCTACATGTGCAGACCTTAACCCTCCTACAAAATGCAACTTCACTTGTGTGGAGACGTGTGTCTGTAAGGAGGGCTTTGTGCTAAGTGGCACCAAGTGTGTTCCCAAGGATCAGTGCGGCTGCGCATACGAGGGTCTCTATGTGGAGGCAGGAGCCTCCTTCTGGGGGGATGAGACCTGCACCAAACGCATCACATGCTCCACCGGTGGAAGTCTGTCCTCCAGTGAGACTAGCTGTCCCGCCGGGCAGCAGTGCCGAGTGGTGGAGGGGATCAGAGGCTGCAATCCTGTCAACGAGGCCACCTGCATGGTATCTGGGGACCCACATTTTGTGACCTTTGATGGGGAGCGCTTCAACTTCCAAGGCACTTGTTCATATGAGATGGCTGGAGTCTCCTCGAATCAAACCGACATGGAACATTTTAGTGTCATTTTGCAGAATAATGGTCAGGATAAGAAGATTGGATCCGTTGTCAAGTTGGTTGAGGTCCAAGTGAACGGGAACACCATCATCATTAGCAAAGATGACCCTGGCGCTGTTGTGGTAACATATTTTCCAAAGATATATGCTTGTAGGGCTACAACTGATTGTTTATGTATTCACAATCAATAATTTTCATTGCATTAATGGCGGTTCAAAACCCACAGATATTTTCAGTTTTATTCCAATTACTTTATGAAACTTTTCCTTTGTCATTGTGTCTTTTAAGGTCAATGGTTTGCGCTCCAACCTCCCAATGACGCTGAACAGCAATAAGCTCCATCTTTATATGAGTGGATGGTTTGCCGTAATCGAGATGGACTCCGGAGTGAAGGTGTACTACGACTGGAACAGTGTAGCATTCGTTACCGTTCCCAGTACATACATGGGTGCAATGCAAGGCCTTTGTGGCAATTACAACCTCAACCCCAAAGACGACATGCAGATGAAAGATGGCAAACAAGCAACCTCTTCTGAGGAGTTGGGTCAAAGCTGGAAAGTCGCCACGATCCCCGGCTGTGTAGACGGATGCAGCGGTCCCTGTCCCGGCTGCAACTCAACTCAGAAAGACACCTACAACAGCAACAGTTACTGTGGCCTCATCAGCGACCCTGCAGGCCCCTTCAGAGACTGCCAGGCCAAGGTGGACCCTGCCGGTTTCCTCAACGACTGCGTATATGATGTCTGTCTTTACCAGGGAGGTCAGAACATGCAGTGCAAGACTTTGACCGCTTACACAGCCGCCTGTCAGCTGCAAGGTGCCACAGTGTACTCCTGGAGGTCCGCTGAATTCTGTGGTAAGGACATGAACTATTTATCATGCCATATTCTTGTGATTATCATGCTGCTAAGTTCATTCTGATCCCGCAATCTTCCTAGCTGCCCAGTGTCCATCAAAAAGCCAGTATGAGCTCTGTAGCAGCGGCTGTCCCCGATCTTGTCAGAAGGACTGTGGAACTCAGTGTATGGAAGGATGTGTTTGTGATGAGGGTTACCTGATGAGTGGAGTTGAATGTGTGCCTGCCAACCAGTGTGGGTGCACATATGAGGGACAATACTACCAGCAAGGACAGGTCTTCTACCCTGACGTCCTTTGCCAGAACGAATGCACCTGCAACGGCACAGTAAGGATGACATGAACGGAGAGTGTATGAAGGAGTTATATGTAATTAGTATATAAAGATCTGTTTAGGGATAATTTTTCTGTTCATTTTAACACATGACAATGATGAAGCGGTTTGTCTTTCATAATAGGTGACGTGTAAGCAGTCTTCTTGTGGTCAATTTGAGACGTGTGGGGTGAATAATTATGTGCGATCATGTCAGCCATCGAAAAAAGGACTGTGTACCATCTCTGGTGATCCACATTACAACACCTTTGACAACACCACATATAACTTCCAAGGCACCTGCAGATACATCGCAGCTGAAGGATGCCACCTTAACGGCACCGAGCTCACCCCCTTCTCTGTGGCAGTGGAGAATGAGAAGTGGTATGGTTTGTCATTCAATCCCAAGGTGTCTGTGACCAAACTTGTAGCGGTAGAAGTTTACGGAACCGTTTTGATGCTTTGCAAGAACGACATTAACATGGTTTGGGTATGTAACTAATATCATCATTGCAGAGTCCTCGATCGATTTAATATACATAAAATGTATCAAATTTCGATGTGAAAATAATTTTACAATGTACACAGAGTGGTTCAAAGTGATGAACCTACAGAGAATTACCACTTGAATCTGCAGCTCCTTTTTATGCTGTAGTGTTCTTTTGGTCGTAGGAGGCAGCTCTAAAAAACAAAACGCTGTTCATTAGCTCCTTACCATGAAACAGCAGACTGTCGGTGAACATGGTGGCGCACTTAGTGCTAAAGAGGGAAATATTTCTCAGAGGAGTTTGTAGAAACCAAAAACAGAGATAAGAAAAAGAGAATATTGGACTTCCTCAAGTGACCAGAGACTGCAAATGAATGATAATAAAGCCCAATGACTGCCATATGTGTAAATATGCTTAGTAACAACTTTACCATATCAATTTAAAAGTTGATGTAATGTATATGCATTGTTCAGAACTTGTTACCACTGCCCATAACTCGTAAAGCAATCTTTATTGCAAACCTCAATTGAGCGAGAGAGctatgcaaatgaaaacaacataatagcagacattccAGCAAATGTGGCAAAATAGTAGGAAGTATGGATAATTCAAGCAAATGATTTAATCTCTGCAGGTAAATGGGATCCTTACTCACCTTCCACTGAACCTCAACAACGGTGCAGTGAAGGTTTATCAGGAGGGGCAAAATGACATCATAGTGACCGACTTTGGCCTGAGGGTGACGTATGATCTGGTGTATCACGTCACAATCACTGTCCCTGGAACCTACAGTGGCAGAACCTGCGGTCTTTGTGGCAATTTCAACAACGACAAAGCAGATGAGTTCCAACTGCAAGACGGAACAATTACCAAAGATATTCAGAGCTTCGGAGCAGTTTGGAAAGTGCCCGTGATTGGAGCCGTCTGTGAAGATGGCTGCATCGGCGACCAGTGCCCCGTATGTGATGAATctaaaaaatctgtgatagagGCAGAATGTGCAGTCATCAGCGACCCCAATGGTCCATTTGCGGCTTGCCAGGGTATTATCGATCCCTCCTCCTACTTCAGAGATTGTGTCTATGATGTTTGTATATCCAAAAATGATCCAATCATGCTGTGCCACAGTATTTCTGCATACATGTTAGACTGCCAAGACTTTGGCGCAAAGATTGGGAACTGGAGAAATGCTACTTTCTGCCGTGAGTCTGCTCTTTTTATTATTCCATGTACACTGATATATCCGTTTCTAACTCAACATTTGTTCAGCACATTTACTGTAAACAATCATTCCTAACTCCTTTTTTTTGGTACCAGCTTTACCATGCAGTCCTGGCAGCCATTATGACACTTGTGTACTGCCTTGTACCGCTTCATGTCCTGGTCTGGTTGACACCCTCACGTGCACCATGACTTGTGTGGAGGGCTGTGCCTGTGATAAAGACTTCTACTACAATGGAACTGGCTGTGTGCCCTCTGACCAGTGCAGCTGCTATTACAATGGCCACACTTACAAGGTGAAAAGATAATATAATTAATGATTATCAGAAAGATCTGATAACCTACAGCTGTGGTTTTAAATGTCCATTATTAATTAACCCGGATGTTATTCAGTTTATAAATAAAGCCTTTTTGTTTCTAACAAAGGTTTGTCACAAGGCTTATGGAGAAAAGCAAAATATGCTTCTTTCAATGTCTTATATTAATgcatccataaaagcattttaaaTATTGTATCTATATCTTGAAAAGTGCTAGCAGCATATAAAACAGGCTGGCGAACATTCAAACATTACCTTCTAAAGCATGACAGCATCGCCACCGCAATTTGCTAGCATGACTCAAAACTCTGTGGTGTGTGTCATTTAACATAAAGCCCATGTCCAAAATAAACTAGGTTGATTCTGAATTTGTGACATCTGTCTAAATCAAGTGTTTTGCAATGGCATCCCACCTCAGGTTAGGGTATGAAGTTTATCATGTATTACAATAATTATTTTAGAATTATCTTCCACACTGGGTGGTTCGATCTACATCCTTTAGGAGGTTGTTCTATCAAAATGTAACAAAGGCTGGATAATAAAGTGATATAATTTAACTTTAGGGCTAGTCATATCTATGCAACAACGACAGTCGCAAGTTTCTTCAGAGGGCAATGGTCTGTTGCTTGGAAACTTTAGCTCAGCTTTCTACATGTCCTTTCAACCATTTTAGCGATTTCCTAACCCTTTGTTTCGTTGCAGGTTGGAGAGACCGTTATAACTGATGATTGTCACAGGATGCACACCTGCCACGCCTCTGGAAT
This region includes:
- the LOC139434807 gene encoding IgGFc-binding protein-like, which encodes MGSLYCTFDGHDYTFTGNCTYTFAKNSHVDETLPAFEVATKNLNEGSVQVPSVETVTVNVYGINIEIVRNEYGIVRVNYHKWLLPVNLNNGQVKLSLKGLYVVMETDFGLIVQYDWDQYLVVTLPGSFSGSVCGLCGNFNNKKEDDLTTPSGSEASSMSELGQSWMVPGCLPDIDSNLLKSNCMLDLCRGETVNTYLCTTLQGFADVCQRAGAKVGSSWRTSTQCPTPKCPENSNYEFCGNGCPATCADLNPPTKCNFTCVETCVCKEGFVLSGTKCVPKDQCGCAYEGLYVEAGASFWGDETCTKRITCSTGGSLSSSETSCPAGQQCRVVEGIRGCNPVNEATCMVSGDPHFVTFDGERFNFQGTCSYEMAGVSSNQTDMEHFSVILQNNGQDKKIGSVVKLVEVQVNGNTIIISKDDPGAVVVNGLRSNLPMTLNSNKLHLYMSGWFAVIEMDSGVKVYYDWNSVAFVTVPSTYMGAMQGLCGNYNLNPKDDMQMKDGKQATSSEELGQSWKVATIPGCVDGCSGPCPGCNSTQKDTYNSNSYCGLISDPAGPFRDCQAKVDPAGFLNDCVYDVCLYQGGQNMQCKTLTAYTAACQLQGATVYSWRSAEFCAAQCPSKSQYELCSSGCPRSCQKDCGTQCMEGCVCDEGYLMSGVECVPANQCGCTYEGQYYQQGQVFYPDVLCQNECTCNGTPSKKGLCTISGDPHYNTFDNTTYNFQGTCRYIAAEGCHLNGTELTPFSVAVENEKWYGLSFNPKVSVTKLVAVEVYGTVLMLCKNDINMVWVNGILTHLPLNLNNGAVKVYQEGQNDIIVTDFGLRVTYDLVYHVTITVPGTYSGRTCGLCGNFNNDKADEFQLQDGTITKDIQSFGAVWKVPVIGAVCEDGCIGDQCPRLCL